Proteins encoded by one window of Pueribacillus theae:
- a CDS encoding distal tail protein Dit translates to MRKSMTFNGMRNEDIYLLRGRSKSPFHPLNREIVSRNGRHRLKNTERGLLEISQPIGFVAKEDVTQMQVIESLTNWLITKDWGLLEFDDEPGRTYTALLQNGMEDFEKISWLREGTLSFIAKETIGPSHTISIGSFFQTFLINGQTETPWTSQTRFTVPQSQYVLETDTLGKIILNYDFIAGDILTIDYDRREVRLNGKDLAVAVSLETVWFNLKAGYVKLKASHATEMTYTERYY, encoded by the coding sequence TTGCGTAAATCTATGACATTTAACGGGATGCGAAACGAAGATATCTATTTATTAAGAGGGCGATCCAAGTCGCCCTTTCATCCTTTAAACAGAGAAATAGTAAGCAGGAACGGCAGGCATCGCTTGAAAAATACTGAGCGAGGATTGCTGGAAATAAGCCAACCAATCGGTTTCGTGGCGAAAGAAGATGTAACACAAATGCAAGTGATTGAAAGTTTGACAAACTGGCTAATCACTAAAGATTGGGGCCTGCTCGAATTTGACGATGAACCAGGAAGGACATATACGGCTTTGCTGCAGAACGGAATGGAAGATTTCGAGAAAATTTCATGGCTTAGAGAAGGGACGTTAAGTTTCATAGCTAAAGAAACTATTGGCCCGTCACACACAATCTCAATCGGTTCCTTTTTCCAAACATTTTTGATTAACGGCCAAACTGAAACACCCTGGACAAGCCAAACGCGTTTTACCGTGCCGCAGTCTCAATACGTACTGGAAACCGACACTCTCGGAAAAATCATATTAAACTATGATTTTATTGCTGGGGATATTTTAACGATTGATTACGACAGGCGGGAAGTGCGGCTGAATGGTAAGGATTTAGCCGTCGCTGTATCACTTGAAACCGTGTGGTTTAACTTAAAGGCTGGATATGTGAAGCTGAAGGCAAGCCATGCGACTGAAATGACTTATACGGAAAGATACTATTAG
- a CDS encoding phage tail fiber protein, giving the protein MAITAGTIKDVLNHVFRNTPMTSPSKVYVGLFTSSGEVNGNAYERQELTFTEPSGGIIKNAAEVRFAIATADWGEVVGAGIFDAETGGKRLDDANIAAARIVRENDQFVIPVGNYTIELR; this is encoded by the coding sequence GTGGCAATTACAGCCGGAACGATAAAAGACGTATTAAATCATGTTTTTCGCAATACCCCCATGACATCGCCAAGCAAGGTGTACGTGGGGCTTTTTACTTCATCCGGGGAAGTAAACGGAAATGCATATGAAAGGCAGGAATTGACGTTTACGGAACCATCGGGCGGGATAATTAAAAACGCGGCTGAGGTACGCTTTGCCATTGCAACAGCAGATTGGGGCGAAGTTGTCGGGGCGGGTATTTTTGACGCGGAAACAGGCGGGAAAAGATTGGATGACGCAAACATAGCTGCGGCAAGGATCGTTAGAGAGAATGACCAATTTGTTATACCAGTCGGCAATTATACGATTGAATTGAGGTGA